The genomic interval TGCCACCATCACCGCCCGGGACCACCGCTCCCAGAGCCGACTTGAGCCGGTGCATGCCATGAATGACACAGTCACGAACACGGACGGGCCCGAGCCCGCACGCACGGGACGTTCCATGCCCGGCAGGCCCCCCGGCATCCGGGCGGACAGCTCGGGGCTCACGGACCGGCAACGGCGGGTCATCGAGGTCATCCGCGACTCCGTGCAGCGGCGGGGGTACCCGCCCTCCATGCGGGAGATCGGTCAGGCGGTGGGCCTGTCCAGCACGTCCTCCGTCGCCCATCAGCTGATGGCGCTGGAGCGCAAGGGCTTCCTCCGCCGGGACCCGCACCGGCCCCGCGCCTACGAGGTGCGCGGATCGGACCAGCCCAGCACCCAGCCGACCGACACGACGGGCAAGCCCGCCGCGTCCTACGTACCGCTGGTGGGCCGGATCGCCGCCGGTGGACCGATCCTCGCGGAGGAGTCCGTCGAGGACGTCTTCCCGCTCCCCCGCCAGCTCGTCGGCGACGGTGAGCTCTTCGTCCTGAAGGTCGTCGGCGACTCGATGATCGAGGCCGCGATCTGTGACGGCGACTGGGTCACCGTCCGCCGCCAGCCCGTCGCGGAGAACGGGGACATCGTCGCCGCCATGCTCGACGGCGAGGCGACGGTCAAGCGCTTCCGCCGGGAGGACGGTCACGTGTGGCTGCTCCCTCACAACGCCGCGTACCAGCCGATCCCCGGCGACGAGGCCACCATCCTGGGCAAGGTGGTGGCGGTGCTG from Streptomyces sp. CA-278952 carries:
- the lexA gene encoding transcriptional repressor LexA — its product is MTTTADSATITARDHRSQSRLEPVHAMNDTVTNTDGPEPARTGRSMPGRPPGIRADSSGLTDRQRRVIEVIRDSVQRRGYPPSMREIGQAVGLSSTSSVAHQLMALERKGFLRRDPHRPRAYEVRGSDQPSTQPTDTTGKPAASYVPLVGRIAAGGPILAEESVEDVFPLPRQLVGDGELFVLKVVGDSMIEAAICDGDWVTVRRQPVAENGDIVAAMLDGEATVKRFRREDGHVWLLPHNAAYQPIPGDEATILGKVVAVLRRV